Proteins encoded in a region of the Coffea eugenioides isolate CCC68of chromosome 4, Ceug_1.0, whole genome shotgun sequence genome:
- the LOC113769120 gene encoding probable (S)-N-methylcoclaurine 3'-hydroxylase isozyme 2 has translation MDIRGLDVGYYNCLFYSLIFLSPILVFLFAQRNSRLPPGPFAWPVIGNLFDLEWKSAHISLAKLAQSYGPIMSLRFGARLAIVASSPEAAREVLKTHDRDLSGRYVPQILNRIPQIHTSIMGLATDCNERWRFLRSTSHMGLFSAKALESCSRIRLEKAKEMLHFLGSKEGEVVNIADILFATTANTLTNAMLSQDIVESWNNIGEVKRKSRKMLGIVILSLADLYPAIGGLDFWIKQKAVEANQIYRAVWGDIVSKRRGGRQDSNHDILDVLIERSFDDYQIYNFLSELFPSSEAVSSVVEWAMIELTRNQEAFSKLRDEIMTKDIEGTALSEKRLTKLPYLQACIKETLRLHPPDPILVPRCALQTCQIMNYRIPKNSLVIVNAYALGRDEKTWEDAQNFKPERFLGRNFDVKGTHYELLPFGGGRRMCPGQHWALTEIQLLLGSLVYAFDWLVPPGSDPESLDMSEKLIAITLKREKPLLLIPKMKNDVPQDWAEALGTKGF, from the exons ATGGACATCAGAGGTCTTGATGTTGGTTACTATAATTGCCTTTTCTATTCTCTCATATTTTTGTCGCCCATTCTAGTTTTTCTGTTTGCCCAGCGCAATTCGCGGCTACCACCAGGTCCATTTGCATGGCCGGTCATAGGCAACCTTTTCGACCTTGAATGGAAGAGTGCACATATTTCTCTCGCCAAGCTTGCACAATCTTATGGGCCTATAATGTCTTTGAGATTCGGCGCAAGACTGGCGATAGTTGCATCATCACCAGAAGCTGCTAGAGAAGTACTCAAGACTCATGATCGGGATCTATCCGGAAGGTACGTTCCTCAAATATTGAATCGAATACCACAAATTCACACTTCAATAATGGGATTGGCCACAGATTGCAATGAGAGGTGGAGGTTTCTACGCAGCACTTCCCACATGGGGCTTTTCTCAGCTAAGGCGCTGGAATCGTGTTCACGAATCAGACTAGAGAAGGCCAAAGAGATGCTACACTTCTTGGGTTCAAAAGAAGGTGAAGTGGTAAATATTGCAGACATTTTATTTGCAACTACTGCTAATACTTTGACTAATGCTATGCTGTCCCAAGATATTGTCGAGTCTTGGAACAATATTGGAGAAGTGAAAAGGAAATCAAGAAAAATGCTTGGGATTGTAATTCTAAGCTTAGCCGACCTTTATCCTGCAATTGGGGGTTTAGATTTTTGGATTAAGCAAAAAGCAGTAGAGGCTAACCAAATATACAGAGCCGTATGGGGTGATATTGTAAGCAAGAGAAGAGGAGGGAGGCAGGACTCGAACCATGACATTTTAGACGTCCTGATTGAAAGGTCCTTTGATGATTATCAGATCTACAATTTCCTGTCG GAGCTTTTTCCCAGTTCTGAAGCCGTTAGCTCAGTAGTCGAATGGGCAATGATAGAATTAACAAGAAATCAAGAAGCCTTTTCCAAACTTCGTGATGAAATCATGACAAAAGATATTGAAGGAACTGCCTTAAGTGAGAAACGCCTAACCAAGCTGCCATATTTACAGGCCTGTATAAAAGAAACACTTCGATTGCATCCTCCGGACCCAATTCTTGTGCCTCGTTGTGCATTGCAAACTTGCCAGATCATGAACTACAGAATTCCAAAGAATAGCTTGGTGATTGTAAATGCTTATGCCTTAGGACGAGATGAAAAGACATGGGAAGATGCTCAAAACTTCAAACCAGAACGGTTCCTCGGCAGAAATTTTGACGTTAAGGGAACCCACTATGAACTTTTGCCATTTGGTGGAGGTAGAAGGATGTGCCCTGGGCAGCACTGGGCTCTTACGGAGATTCAGCTGCTTCTTGGATCATTGGTCTATGCATTTGATTGGTTGGTTCCCCCAGGATCGGACCCAGAAAGTCTTGATATGAGCGAAAAATTGATTGCCATCACATTGAAAAGGGAAAAGCCTCTGCTTTTGATtccgaaaatgaaaaatgaCGTACCTCAAGATTGGGCTGAAGCACTTGGAACCAAAGGGTTCTAG